DNA sequence from the Paraburkholderia azotifigens genome:
TACACTGGCACGGCGGACGTGCGAAGAACTGACGGTGCATGCGATCATCGAAGAAGAGCTTCTGTACCCCGTCGCGCACAAGCAACTGGAGAAGCAGAATGAAATCGACGTGGACGAGGCGTATGTGGAGCACTTCCTGGTCAAGACGCTGATCGAGAAGTTCGACACCTTGAAGCCCGGCGATCACGGCTTCGACGCCACGTTCAAGGTGATGTCGGAGCTTGTCAAACACCACGTCGAGGAAGAGGAATCCGCGCTTTTTCCGGAACTGCGCGAGAGCGGCGTCGACCTCGTTGCGCTGGGCGAGAAGTTGCGTGCGCGCAAGGCCGAACTGATGAAGAAGCTCGATCAGGCGGGTAGCAAGCTGGTCGGCGACAGGTCGCTGTCGTTTGCACGCGCTTTGTGAGCGCTGCGTTTTCAGTCGTCGGCCCGCGGCCGTGGTGCGGCCGCGTGGTGCTGGCTACCTGTGTTGAGTGAGGCGCAAAGACATGACACGTGCGGAATTCGAAGAAAAGATCGGCGCAGTCCTGCGCGATCATGGCGCCGACACGACGGCGGATCTTACTGACGAACTCGTGGCCTACTGGAATGGGCACGCGGTTGCGTACGTGCTGGTGCACGAGACGGCCTCGGGCGCGAGCTACGAAGATTTCGTCATGGACGACGCGCAGTGGAAGAACTGGCAATCGTGGCTAGACGCATGGATGGACAGCCCGATGTTCAGCGTCAGGCCGGAAGTGCGCAACTGGTTGTCCGAGGAGCCGCCTGCGGAAGCGGGTAGCTGAAATGGGCGGCTGTCGTGCGATGCGATGCGCACGCCGGGCGCATCGCACCTGCCCGGCTATGCATTGACGCCCGCTCGCCCCGGAAGCCGCATGACGGCAAGCATCTTGAGCGCGTGAAGCCCGGCAAGCAGCGCGAACGCAAACGCCCATGCATTCGTGCTCACGCGTTCGACTTGCGAGTCCAGAATCCGGGCGAGGCCGGTATTCAGGGAAAGACCGCACGCACTACGGTTTGCTCCAGACCTGCTTCCAGCACATCAGAAACGTGCCGTGAACGTCCTTCGATACCGCGCCTTCGACGCTGCACGCGCCGCCCGTCGGGGCAGGGCCGAACTGTGCGACTTCTTTGTCTGCGTCGGCGAGTGCGGTGGCGGGCACCCGGCCCCAGATCGAAATGCTGCCGAGGACGCCGGCACAGCCGACCAGGATCACGAGGGTGCGTTTCAGGTGCGCCGGGCGGCGGGCGATAAATTCAAATGGCATCGGGAAGCCTCTACGTGCAGGGACTCATGAGCGGTGTTATCGGCAGCGGGCTTCGAAACCATAGAGCGATGTTCAAATTTTTTTTCGCCGCGCGCTCACTGTCCGGGCTGGCGCGCGGAAGACTTACCCCAGACGACGGATTCCGGATGCTGCTGAAGGTAATCGGCGAGCGAATTCAGCGAAGCAAGCGTCCGGCGCAGTTCGGTCAGGGCGCCGTGCAGATCGGATTGGAGCGGAGAGTCGTGCGCGAGCGTCGCGTTCGCTCCCTCGAACGATTGCTGCGCTGCAGCCAGCGTCGCACGGGCTTCGGGCACCAGTTCGGTGTCGACGCGCTGGAACAGCGACGCAGCCGTCTGCAGCGTGCTGTCGAGGCTGCGCCCGATCTGCCCGAACGGCACGCGGTCCAGTTTGTCGACGATGCCTGCAAGCTGGTCCTGCAGTTCTTCGAGCGTGTTCGGCACGGTCGGCAGTTCGACGGGCGTTCGTTGCGTATCGAACGGGATTCTGGGCGCGCGGGGAAAGAAATCGAGTGCCACATATCGCTGGCCGGTCAGCACGCTGCCCATGCGAAGCTGTCCGCGCAGGCCGTTGTCGATCAGCCGATGCAGCAGATCCCTGCCCGCGACGCTATCGCCGTTTCCGAGTGCCTGGCGGTAGCGGTGTCCCAGTCTCGCCGGATACAGATCGAGCGTGGCGATCATGTCGATCCGGCCCGTTGCGGGATCGAAGTCCACATCGATTGCCGCGACCCGGCCCAGTTCGACACCATGAAAATCCACGGGCGCGCCGATCGACAGTCCGCGCAGCGATTGTTCGAAGCGCATCTGGACGCGTGCGGCGCGTCCGTCCTCCGCGCGCTGCGACGCTTGCGTGCGATCGGCGGCCAGCACGAAGGATGCACCATCCGCGGCCTCGTGCGATGCGGGCACCTGTTTCGCCGTATCGAATGCGATGCCACCCGAGAGCAGCGAGGCCACCGACTGCGTATCGAATCTGAAACCGTCTGAGCCGAAGCGCAGATCGATTCCGCTTGCCTGCCACCAGACGGTGCCGGATGTCACGTACCCGTCGTAGGGCGCGTTGACGAACACGTCGACGAGCACCTCCACGCCATCCGCGGAAAGCGCGTAACCGAGCACCTGACCCGCCTGCACGCGGCGGAACAGAACGGGTGAGCCTGCCGTCAGCGAGCCGAGAGAGTCTGCGTGCAGCACGAAGCGTTTTCCCTTCTGGTCGCTCGTGACCCATGGCGGCGCTTCCGGTCCGTTGAACGCGTTGCATGAGCGGGATGTCGGTGCGGATGCCGGCCCGGCGTCGGCGGCGATGAAGGCGCCGGAAAGGGCTGTCGACAGACCCGAGACGCCCGTCATGCTGACGCGCGGACGCACCACCCAATATCGCGTGCCGCATGCCGCGAACCGTTTCGCGGCATCGTCGAGTTGCACTTCGGCGAGAACGCGTGTGCGGTCGGCCGACAGATGCAGGTCTTTCAGCCTGCCAATTTCGACGTCCCGGTAGCGCACCCGCGTTTTTCCGGCCTCGAGGCTTTCGGCTGACAGGAAGCTGATCGCGACGCGCGGCCCGCGCTGCATGCCGGTACGAACCAGAAGCGCGCCCGAAATGAGCAATGCCGCAACGGGAATCAACCAGACGGCCGACGACGCGCCGCTCATGACAGATCGCCCGTCACGACGTCGCGCAGACGTCTGCCCATCCTGCACAGGCCGGCGATACAGGCGCTGAACAGGCGGCTGAGCCGACGCGTCGAGTACCCGAACGGCGCACGCGTCACGGCCGCTCGCTCATTGCAGTTGCGCCACGAGAGCGTCCGCACCCTTGTCGAGGCCGGTTCGCGCTGCGCTGAGCGATCCGAATGCAGCGGGCAGATTCATCGCGTTCGGATATTGCTTCGATACGTAGGCCTTCAGAAGGCGGCCGCTGGAACTGTCGTAGACCTCGACCGCATACGACACGGAGCCGCTGAACGCGCCCTTGCCGCCGCGGATCGCCTGAACGCCGTTGTACAGATTGCCCGCGATATCGAAGTGCATGACCTGCCCGACGAGCGCCGTGGTCGTCTCCGCACCCGTCAGCGTGAGGCGGATGCGCAGCGTGGCGGGCGAAGGCTGCGTGCCGGGTTCGAAACGCTTCGTGAGTTTCGACGCGAACGTCTTGCTCATGTAGTCGGCGAGCGCGGTCTTGTCGTCCTCCGTCATATCGCCGAACTGGTTGTCTGCGCCGCGATACACGACGACGGGATCGACCATCACTTGCGTGTAGCGCGACCAGACGACGGGCGCCGCATACCGGTAAGGCACTTTGGCCGCGTCGTCGCCTCTGTTCTGCTTCAGTTGCTGCGCTGACGAAATGCCCGAATAGGCAACGGGCTGCACGCTCGAGCACGCCGTGGCGGCGAGCGCGAAAGCGCAGACGAGAAAGAGCGGGGCGAGTCTGGTCGTGGACATGGGTCGGTCCTTGCGGATGAATGTCGGGAGTCGGCGAGAGTGCCGGTTCGTGCTGAACCGACGTGGCCGAAATGTAGCATCGCCTTTTTCGGATGTAAACCGTCTATCCGGTTTGTTTTTGGAAAAAATGCGGGCGTACAATCTGGGGCTCCCGGTTCAGGCCACGTTCTGCCTGCAGGTTGCGGCGCGTCGTGTGTTCGGCAAACGAGGCAGCCGACGGGCTCGAATGACGTCACCTTTATGATCAATGGATAACCAGACTCGCTCGGAAAATACCCGCAAAAAGGCTATCGAGGCCGCACTGTCGATTCTCACGCGAGAAGGCGTGGGCGGGCTCACATTCGATTCGCTGTCGCGCGAAAGCGGCATCAGCAAGGGCGGATTGCTGCATCAGTTCCGTACCAAGGACGGCGTGCTCAAGGCATTGCTGGATCATCAGCGGCAGCAGTTCGAGCAGATCGCGCACGCGTATATAGCGAAGGCGGGGGCAACGAAGACAGAGCCGTGTCTGTCGTCGCAGATCGCCATATACCGGGAATCCGCCAGGCAACCGCATTCGGTCGCACGTGCCGTGCTGGCGGCACTGGTCGAGAACCCCGAGCTGCTGGCGGACTTCAAGGCGACGGACGTCGAGAGGATGAAGAAGATGCGGGAAGAGTCGAGCGACCTCGAACTCTCGCTGTTGCGCTACTTTGCGGCCAGCGGTCTCGCGTTCAATTCGCTGCTCGGGCTCTCGCCTTTGCCGGAATCGATGCTGAACCGTCTGTTCGATCGCCTGCTCGACGAAGCGGCGTGGGTGAGTCAAAAACCGCCCGCGAAAACACGCAGGAAGGCAGTGTCCTGACGCCCGGATCGCGCTGATCCGGGCGCGCGCGAACGCGAATATCCGCGACGCCGGCGGCAGCTCTGCCGGCGTCGCGGACGGGAGAAGCGCTTACACGCCGCCGATGCACATGTACTTGATCACGACATACTCGTCGATCCCGTAGTGCGATCCTTCGCGGCCGAGGCCCGACTGCTTGACGCCGCCGAACGGCGCGACTTCATTCGAAATGGCGCCCGTGTTGATCCCGACCATGCCGAACTCGAGCGCTTCGGCGACACGCCAGATGCGGCCGATATCGCGGCTATAGAAATACGACGCCAGACCGTATTCGGTGCTGTTCGCCATCCCGATCACTTCTTCGTCCGACGAGAAGCGGAATAGTGGCGCAAGCGGACCAAAGGTCTCGTCGCGCGCGACCTTCATGTCGGGCGTGACGTCGGCGAGTACGGTCGGTTCGAAGAAGCCGTGACCGAGCGCGTGACGCTTGCCACCCGTGACGATGCGTGCGCCTTTGCCGAGCGCATCTTCGATATGCGATTCGACCTTCAGCACGGCCGCTTCATTGATCAGCGGACCTTGCTGCACGCCTTGCTCGGTGCCGAAACCGACCTTGAGCTTTGTGACGGCGGCGGCCAGCTTGCCGGCGAATGCATCGTAGACGCGGTCGTGCACATAGAAGCGGTTCGTGCACACGCAGGTCTGTCCGCTGTTGCGGTACTTCGATGCAATGGCGCCTTCGACGGCGGCATCGAGATCGGCGTCGTCGAACACGATGAACGGCGCATTGCCGCCCAGTTCCAGCGATACCTTCTTGACGGTAGGCGCGCACTGCGCCATCAGCAGACGTCCCACGCCCGTGGATCCCGTGAACGACAGCTTGCGCACGAGCGGGTTGCCCGTCATTTCGCCGCCGATGGGTTTCGGGTCGCCGGTGACGATGTTGAAGATGCCGGCGGGCACGCCTGCGCGCTCGGCGAGCACGGCGAGCGCGAGTGCCGAGAGCGGCGTCGCTTCGGCGGGTTTGACGATGATCGGGCATCCTGCCGCGAGCGCCGGGCCGACCTTGCGGGTAATCATCGCAGCGGGGAAATTCCACGGCGTGATGGCGGCGCAGACACCGACGGGTTCCTTCGTCACGACGATGCGCTTGTCGTTGGCGACGGTGGGGATCGTATCGCCGTAGACGCGCTTGGCTTCTTCGCCGAACCATTCGAGGAACGAGGCTGCGTAGCCGATTTCGCCTTTTGCTTCCGCGATCGGTTTGCCTTGTTCTGTCGTGAGAATCAACGCCAGGTCGTCGGCGTTCGCCAGCATCAGGTCGTTCCATTTGCGCAGAATTTCTGCGCGTTGTTTGCCGGTTTTTGCCTTCCAGGCGGGCCATGATCTGTTTGCCGCTTCGATCGCGCGGCGGGTTTCGGTTGTGCCCATTCTTGGCACTTCAGCGATCAGTTCGCCTGTTGCCGGGTTCAGTACTCCAAACGTTTCCTTGTTGTCGGCGTCTTGCCATTCGCCATTGATGTATGCCTTTGCTTGCAGCAGGGAAGGGTCTTTCAGTTTGCTACGCAGGTCAGTCATTTGGGTTTGTCCTTTCAGGTTTATGTCTGCGACGCTGGTTTTGGTTTTGGTTTTGGTTTTGGTTTTGGTTTTTGCCGTTGCCGTTGCCGTTGCTTTCGCTGGCATCCGCGAATTCGCATCTGTGCTTCACGCGTCGCCCCTGTGCGGGGCAGCACCTACTTTTCTTTGCAGCGGCAAAGAAAAGTAGGCAAAAGAAAGCCGCTCACACCGCCAATCCTTGTGTTTGCCTGCGGGCCCCCACGGGTCCCGCACTCCACACGGCATCACGCTATTTCATGTGCGTTGCCAGCGCCTTTAACACGCGCATCACCCACTCCAATCACCCGTAGTGCAGCCAACGGCAGCGATCCGTCCGCGCCGCCCAGGTGGCAAACGGTGTGTAGGTTGTCGCACCTTACGCGTTGGCGCTCCTACGACACCGATCCCGCTTGTCAGTCCGGAGTGGTGCACGTCGATCGCGACGGCCTACACACCGTTTGCCACCTGGGCGGCCGGGGACTTACTGGTAACGCAATTCGTGACGCGGGAAGGTGAAGCGGGTGAGGCGTGAGTTAGTACGCTGGCAACGGGCGTGAGACAGTGCGATGCCGTGAGGAGTGCGGGACCGGTGGGGGGCCCGCAGGCAAACACAAGGATTGGCGGTGTTAGCCCGCTTTCTTTGCTTACTTTCTTTGCGGCGGCAAAGAAAGTAAGTGCCGCCCCGCACAGGGGCAACGCGTGCAGCACCGCTACGAAAACGCGGATGCCAGCGCCAGGGCAAAAAACACCCACCCCAGCGCCCGCAGGCAAAAAATCAAGCTACAACGCCAACAGTCTCTTTAAGCACATCTTCGAGAATAGAAACAGCCTCATCGAAGACAGCATCCTGAATCGTCAACGGGAACAGGAACCGAACAACGTTCGAATAGACACCGCATACCAGCAACAGCAAACCACGCTCGAGCGCACGCGTCTGCACGCGCTTGGTGAAATCGGCATCCGCTTCGGAAGTGCCCGGCTTGCAAAACTCAACGGCCACCATGCCGCCCGGCCCGCGCACATCCGCGATCTGCGGCACTTCCGATTGCAGCGCGGTCAACTTCGCCTTCAACTTGTCGCCCAGCACAACAGCGCGCTCGCAAAGGTTCTCTTCGTCGATGATATCGAGCACGGCATGCGCCGACGCCACGGCCAGCGGATTGCCCGCATACGTGCCGCCCAGTCCGCCCGGCGCAGCTGCATCCATCACATCCGCACGCCCGACGACGCCCGACAGCGGCATGCCGCCTGCAAGGCTCTTCGCCATCGTCATCAGGTCAGGCACCACGTCGTAGTGGTTCATCGCGAACAGCTTGCCCGTGCGCGCAAAACCCGTTTGCACTTCATCGGCGATCAGCAGAATGCCGTGCTCGTTGCACAGCTTGCGCAGCGCACGCACGAACTCGGCGGGCGCCGGGTAGAAGCCGCCTTCGCCTTGCACCGGCTCGAAAATGATCGCCGCGACGCGCTTCGGATCGATATCGGCCTTGAACAGGAATTCGATCGCCTTCAGCGAGTCCGCCGTCGTCACGCCATGCAGCGGATTCGGGAACGGTGCGTGGAAGACATCGGCCGGGAACGGGCCGAAGCTCAGCTTGTACGGCGCAACCTTGCCCGTCAGCGCCATGCCCATCATCGTGCGGCCATGGAAGCCGCCCGTGAAGGCGATCACGCCTGGACGGCCCGTGTAGGCGCGCGCGATCTTGATCGCGTTTTCGACGGCTTCGGCGCCCGTCGTGAAGAACGCCGTCTTCTTCGGATAGTCGCCAGGCGCGCGCTCGTTGATCTTCTCGGCCAGCTCGACATACGACGCGTACGGCACGATCTGATAGGCCGTATGCGTGAAATGGTCCAGTTGAGCTCGCACGGCCGCGACGATCTTCGGATGACGGTGCCCCGTGTTGCACACCGCAATGCCCGCCGCGAAGTCGATGAAGCGGCGGCCCTCGACGTCCCACAGCTCCGCATTCTCGGCGCGCGCAGCGTAGAAATCGCACATCACGCCCACGCCGCGCGGGGTGGCGGCGTCCTTGCGGCTCTTCAGTTCAGCATTCTTCACGGAGATCTCCTGTTGGGGTTCGTTCGGGCGCTCGCGCTCATCGCGGCACATGCAGCGACTATAATCAGATTTGGCTCCAAAATTCAGAGCCATTTCAGTAAAAAATCAGGAGCCAATTTCATGCGCGCGAGTGTGTTGTCCGACTGGCTGGCCCAGCGCCTGGACCGCGGCAACGGTCAGCCGATCTACCGGCAGCTGCATCGGCTGCTGCAGCAGGCGATCCTCACGCGCGAACTCCCCGCGGGCAGCAAGGTGCCGTCGTCGCGGTTGCTGGCCAATGAGCTGGGCATCGCGCGCAATACGGTCACGCAGGTCTATGAGCAGCTTGCGCTGGAGGGCTATGTGTTGTCCACGACGGGGCGCGGCACGTTCGTCGCCGATACGTCGCCGGATGAAATCGTCGGCTCGACGGAAGCGCAAGGCCTATCGGCAACGGATGCCTCGCCTGTGCAGCAGTTGCAGCGGGCGTCGGCGCCGCAGCCGTCGAAGCCGCTGCTGCAGACACAGCAGCCCGCCGCGCGCGCGCTGTCGCAACGCGGCTTCCGGCTCGTCGCGGGCGCGGGTGTGTCGAAGCGTCAGTGGGGCGCGTTCATGCCGGGCGTGCCCGACGTCACGCGTTTTCCGGCGCGCGTCTGGAGCCGGCTGCACAACAAGTACTGGCGGCGTCTGCGGCCCGATCTGCTGACGTATGCGCCCGGCGGCGGCCTGTCGCTGCTGCGTCACGCGCTGGCTGACTACCTGCGCACGTCGCGCTCGGTGCGTTGCACGCCGGAGCAGATCATCGTCACGACGGGCATTCACCAGTCCGTCGATCTCGCCGTGCGTCTGCTGTCCGATCCCGGCGACGTGATCTGGACGGAAGACCCGTGCTATTGGGGCGTTCGCAGCGTGATGCATGTGTCGGGGCTGAAGTCGCGCCCCATCGCCGTCGACGACGAGGGCATCAACCCGTCGCCCGACGATCTCGCGCATCCGCCGAAGCTGATGCTCGTCACGCCGTCGCATCAATATCCGCTCGGCATGGTGATGAGTCTTGCGCGCCGCCGCATGCTGCTCGAATACGCGCGGCAGAACCAGTGCTGGATCATCGAGGACGATTACGACAGCGAATACCGTTACGGCAGCCGCCCGCTTGCGTCGCTGCAAGGGCTCGATACGGCGGGGCAGGTGATTTATGTCGGCAGCTTCGGCAAGACGCTGTTTCCGGGGCTGCGCATCGGTTATCTCGTCGTGCCCGAGGCGCTCGCCGAGAGCTTTGCGACGGCCAGCGCCGAGCTGTATCGCGAAGGGCAGTTGCTGCAGCAGGCGATGCTCGCGGAGTTCATCGCGGAAGGGCATTTCACGTCGCACATCCGCAAGATGCGCACGTTGTACGGACAGCGTCGTTCCACCTTGCTCGACGCGGCCGCGCGGCGTTATGGCGACGCGTTGCCCGCCGTGGGCGGCGACGCGGGGCTGCATCTGGTGATGCAATTGCCCGAAGGCACGGACGACCGCGCGGTTGCGGCGGCGGCGCTCGAACGCAATATCGTCGTGCGCCCTTTGTCCGGGTATTACGCGGAGCCCTCGCGCGCGCAGTCGGGGCTGCTGATCGGCTATGCGTGTGTGCCTGACGAAGAGATCGCGCCCGCGTTCGACACGCTCGCCGACGCGATCGATACGACCTTGCCGCTGTTCGCGTGAGCGGCGGCCGGGGTCTTTAAAGACGGATCAGAACCGCGCCGAGCGACACCAGCGTGCATGCGAACACGCGGCGCGCCGTGAGCCGTTCGTGCATGAACGAGAAGCCGATCAGCACGGCGAAGATCGAGCTGAGTTCGCGCAGCGCGGAGACCATTGCGATGGGCAGAAACCGGTAGGCCTCGATGATGAGGCAATACGCGCTCAACGCGATCACGCCGGAGAGCATGCCTTTGAACATCGTTTCGCGCGACGTGAAGAGTCCTTTCGCGCCGCCGCGCCAGTGCCACACGAGCAGAAACTGCGGCACATTCCACAGCAGATAGACCCACATGATGTAGCTGAGGCCGTTGCCCGCGACGCGCGCGCCGATGCCGTCGACGACGGAATATGCGGAGATGAACAGGCCCGTCAGCAGCGCATAGGGCACGCTTTCGCCGGAAAAGCGCATATCGCGGCGGAACGCGAGCGATACGATGCCGATCGACACGAGCGCGACGCCGGTCGCGGCGAGCGGCTTTAGCGATTCGTGCGCGAACACGAGCGCGCCGGCGAAGACGAGTAGCGGCGAGAGACCTCGCGCGATGGGGTAGATCTGGCCGAAGTCGCCGCTGCGATAGGCGCGGATCAGTGCGAGGCAATAGCCGAACTCGAGTACGACGGATGCCGCGATGTAGGGCCAGGCGGCGGGCGCTGGCAGTGGCAGCAGCGTGACGCCGATTGCGCTGACGGCGATGTACGGAATGGACATCATGCCGAGCAGCCAGATGCGGTCTTCCGCAAGCCGCAGGAAGGCGTTCCAGCTTGCGTGGAGCATGGCGGACAGCAGGACCAGAAGGACGACGGAGGATTCCATTTGAAGCGCCGCGGGCGCGCGCAAAGACTGTGATTATTACGGAGTTTCGTGGTTTTGTGTGGAATTTTGTGGTGTTTGGTTTTTGTCTGCGACGCAGTCGCCAGTATTGGGGGCCTGGTTTTGCTGACGCTGGTTTTGGCTGGTTTTCGCTGGCATCCGCGATATCGTGTCGGTGCTTCAGTCGGAACTCGTGAAGCACTACGAAGGCGTCGCAACGCGTATGAAGAACGATTGCACGCCGATGTCTTGATTGCATGAAGCTCGCGCGAAGGCCGGTTCGGGTCCAGCCCGAGCGTAGCGGCGATATCACTGCCGCCGACGCCAGCCTTGCGCGCGGCAACAAACGCTTCGCGATCCATTGCGTTTTCTCCCAGACGCCTGTGGTTATGTGCCT
Encoded proteins:
- a CDS encoding TetR/AcrR family transcriptional regulator yields the protein MDNQTRSENTRKKAIEAALSILTREGVGGLTFDSLSRESGISKGGLLHQFRTKDGVLKALLDHQRQQFEQIAHAYIAKAGATKTEPCLSSQIAIYRESARQPHSVARAVLAALVENPELLADFKATDVERMKKMREESSDLELSLLRYFAASGLAFNSLLGLSPLPESMLNRLFDRLLDEAAWVSQKPPAKTRRKAVS
- a CDS encoding 4-aminobutyrate--2-oxoglutarate transaminase → MKNAELKSRKDAATPRGVGVMCDFYAARAENAELWDVEGRRFIDFAAGIAVCNTGHRHPKIVAAVRAQLDHFTHTAYQIVPYASYVELAEKINERAPGDYPKKTAFFTTGAEAVENAIKIARAYTGRPGVIAFTGGFHGRTMMGMALTGKVAPYKLSFGPFPADVFHAPFPNPLHGVTTADSLKAIEFLFKADIDPKRVAAIIFEPVQGEGGFYPAPAEFVRALRKLCNEHGILLIADEVQTGFARTGKLFAMNHYDVVPDLMTMAKSLAGGMPLSGVVGRADVMDAAAPGGLGGTYAGNPLAVASAHAVLDIIDEENLCERAVVLGDKLKAKLTALQSEVPQIADVRGPGGMVAVEFCKPGTSEADADFTKRVQTRALERGLLLLVCGVYSNVVRFLFPLTIQDAVFDEAVSILEDVLKETVGVVA
- a CDS encoding hemerythrin domain-containing protein translates to MNGHSGADAIALLKADHRTVEKLFDAFEKAGDDDLEAKGTLARRTCEELTVHAIIEEELLYPVAHKQLEKQNEIDVDEAYVEHFLVKTLIEKFDTLKPGDHGFDATFKVMSELVKHHVEEEESALFPELRESGVDLVALGEKLRARKAELMKKLDQAGSKLVGDRSLSFARAL
- a CDS encoding intermembrane transport protein PqiB, with protein sequence MSGASSAVWLIPVAALLISGALLVRTGMQRGPRVAISFLSAESLEAGKTRVRYRDVEIGRLKDLHLSADRTRVLAEVQLDDAAKRFAACGTRYWVVRPRVSMTGVSGLSTALSGAFIAADAGPASAPTSRSCNAFNGPEAPPWVTSDQKGKRFVLHADSLGSLTAGSPVLFRRVQAGQVLGYALSADGVEVLVDVFVNAPYDGYVTSGTVWWQASGIDLRFGSDGFRFDTQSVASLLSGGIAFDTAKQVPASHEAADGASFVLAADRTQASQRAEDGRAARVQMRFEQSLRGLSIGAPVDFHGVELGRVAAIDVDFDPATGRIDMIATLDLYPARLGHRYRQALGNGDSVAGRDLLHRLIDNGLRGQLRMGSVLTGQRYVALDFFPRAPRIPFDTQRTPVELPTVPNTLEELQDQLAGIVDKLDRVPFGQIGRSLDSTLQTAASLFQRVDTELVPEARATLAAAQQSFEGANATLAHDSPLQSDLHGALTELRRTLASLNSLADYLQQHPESVVWGKSSARQPGQ
- a CDS encoding NAD-dependent succinate-semialdehyde dehydrogenase — encoded protein: MTDLRSKLKDPSLLQAKAYINGEWQDADNKETFGVLNPATGELIAEVPRMGTTETRRAIEAANRSWPAWKAKTGKQRAEILRKWNDLMLANADDLALILTTEQGKPIAEAKGEIGYAASFLEWFGEEAKRVYGDTIPTVANDKRIVVTKEPVGVCAAITPWNFPAAMITRKVGPALAAGCPIIVKPAEATPLSALALAVLAERAGVPAGIFNIVTGDPKPIGGEMTGNPLVRKLSFTGSTGVGRLLMAQCAPTVKKVSLELGGNAPFIVFDDADLDAAVEGAIASKYRNSGQTCVCTNRFYVHDRVYDAFAGKLAAAVTKLKVGFGTEQGVQQGPLINEAAVLKVESHIEDALGKGARIVTGGKRHALGHGFFEPTVLADVTPDMKVARDETFGPLAPLFRFSSDEEVIGMANSTEYGLASYFYSRDIGRIWRVAEALEFGMVGINTGAISNEVAPFGGVKQSGLGREGSHYGIDEYVVIKYMCIGGV
- a CDS encoding DMT family transporter, which produces MESSVVLLVLLSAMLHASWNAFLRLAEDRIWLLGMMSIPYIAVSAIGVTLLPLPAPAAWPYIAASVVLEFGYCLALIRAYRSGDFGQIYPIARGLSPLLVFAGALVFAHESLKPLAATGVALVSIGIVSLAFRRDMRFSGESVPYALLTGLFISAYSVVDGIGARVAGNGLSYIMWVYLLWNVPQFLLVWHWRGGAKGLFTSRETMFKGMLSGVIALSAYCLIIEAYRFLPIAMVSALRELSSIFAVLIGFSFMHERLTARRVFACTLVSLGAVLIRL
- a CDS encoding DUF3313 domain-containing protein, with amino-acid sequence MSTTRLAPLFLVCAFALAATACSSVQPVAYSGISSAQQLKQNRGDDAAKVPYRYAAPVVWSRYTQVMVDPVVVYRGADNQFGDMTEDDKTALADYMSKTFASKLTKRFEPGTQPSPATLRIRLTLTGAETTTALVGQVMHFDIAGNLYNGVQAIRGGKGAFSGSVSYAVEVYDSSSGRLLKAYVSKQYPNAMNLPAAFGSLSAARTGLDKGADALVAQLQ
- a CDS encoding PLP-dependent aminotransferase family protein — protein: MRASVLSDWLAQRLDRGNGQPIYRQLHRLLQQAILTRELPAGSKVPSSRLLANELGIARNTVTQVYEQLALEGYVLSTTGRGTFVADTSPDEIVGSTEAQGLSATDASPVQQLQRASAPQPSKPLLQTQQPAARALSQRGFRLVAGAGVSKRQWGAFMPGVPDVTRFPARVWSRLHNKYWRRLRPDLLTYAPGGGLSLLRHALADYLRTSRSVRCTPEQIIVTTGIHQSVDLAVRLLSDPGDVIWTEDPCYWGVRSVMHVSGLKSRPIAVDDEGINPSPDDLAHPPKLMLVTPSHQYPLGMVMSLARRRMLLEYARQNQCWIIEDDYDSEYRYGSRPLASLQGLDTAGQVIYVGSFGKTLFPGLRIGYLVVPEALAESFATASAELYREGQLLQQAMLAEFIAEGHFTSHIRKMRTLYGQRRSTLLDAAARRYGDALPAVGGDAGLHLVMQLPEGTDDRAVAAAALERNIVVRPLSGYYAEPSRAQSGLLIGYACVPDEEIAPAFDTLADAIDTTLPLFA